Within Fusarium keratoplasticum isolate Fu6.1 chromosome 8, whole genome shotgun sequence, the genomic segment AAAGCTCTGCTATCTccttataaaaaataagaaaagtATTATTAGCTTTACTCTTATCTTACTTTaactttttcttttattttattaagaaaGTTATTACTATAGTTAgctataaagatatataaagaAAGGAAAAACTATATAAGAGGCAGCTATATAGGTATTATTATAGGActtcttattataaatatactcGCTATAGCGCGATAAATCTATagatattaagtaatacttacctaaataaaaataataaatataagatatattagcCTTCTTATTTAAGAATTCCACGGAAGAGGTAAGGATATATAGCTCGCGGGTTTTTTAAGAAACCTATTTAGAtatataattagctattatagTATTAGGGGGTAATAAAAGGGTTAAgattaagatatattaataaagtaatagataactaagatatatatatcttaaggaTAAGGCCTAATAAAGGGggaatattatattataaccttCGCggttatattatatagtCTTTATAAAACCCTAGACCCTAGAGACCTATTAGGCATAgattaatactttattaaaataatattaatctaGGACCAACGCGGCCTAggaataatattagcttagCCTATAATTAGTCTTATACTagatatataagtatatagaATATGCTTATTAGTACTTTCCTATATAATAGCtatcttagctattaatataacttagttatacttaatacccttaagtatattactagatataacttatactctcttatttaagataacgCTAATAACCCcctactaatataaaccaGCACGactagtttatcccttgggaaaagATATGATTATTATATCTAAGGTAAGAAGTTACTCTCCTAAAGGCAAAAGCTATAGCTAAGAAGCCTTTAAGAAGAAAACCTATCTAATTTAACCCTAATAAGGTATTCCCTTAGAtctataaaataataaatacttataataaggctaaaaattaggttaagaaaagaaaagtaattaatatatataaactaataagaaaaaggcataaaaaaagctagattattaataatactttttttaattaatttattatttaattaataatttaaagTTATATTAGCCGAGAAATTAATAACTATCACTAACTACTTCTTCTAACCGTGAGGGCATCACAATATGCGGAGATAGGGGGTGCACGGACTTCCCGGGTCACACGTTAGCTAATATAGCGCTATTTATCTAGCCCGCCGGATAACTATTATTTTAAAGCCAATCATACTCAACCCTATCCCCGCCGCGATCTCAACTAGCAGTTTAAATATATCTATCTATAGATATAGATAACTAAGTTAAAGCGAAGATACTAGATTATTAAGCGACGTAGAAGTATTATCTAGCTAGTAGATAGCCTAGCAATTTAGACCTACTTGCGAGCCATACTAACGCGGgaacttaataaataatagcaTCTATAACGAGAGGGTAattcctaagggataaactagttatactcggtttatattaataaaagattgGGTTATATACTCTGAGGTAAGGGGctataagttatatctaaTAGGCTGCGACCCCAAGTCTTGATCCCCTCGAGAGGTTCATTCAAGACGATTTCGACAGGGTCATCGCAAGAGTCAACGGGCTGCTCTTTGATCACCCAAGTGTCTCGCCCTCAGTGACTCAAGGGCTACAAGGACCAAGCAACACATGCGACACAACAAGCAAGCAGGCACAACCTTCGTCTtcatgtcgatgatggaagaCGCGTACATCCCCAGGATTTGCCGGATACCCTTTGAACTCGGCTGCCAGCACATCAATAAGTGCGCATGTACGGATACCTGTCCTACACTCGGAAGAGGCAGGGGGGCTGGAGATGGAATAGTGCAGAATCACTGGATGGAAAGTCCATCTATCTGTCCTCTTGGCTCACCAATAGCATCTCGCTTTGGCCTGagcgggatggatgggtgaTCAACCTGAAACGGTGCATTCGGGGACCAACTACGGAAAGCTCTGCGGTCTCACTTAGCTGGCCTCATGCCACCCCAACCGCAGCCCTGTGAGGATGATTGGCTCTTGTCTGCATGTCTCAGCTACAGGAAGTCGTGTGACGTCTCGTATTTCTTACGCCAAGAAGGGGTGCATTGTAGAGTGGTCTGATTTCATCAGGCGTTGTGGATATCTTGGAGCCCGCATAGATGGTGGCGGTCGTCTTGTTCAAATAGAAATCACATCAAATGAGCAATGTCCTTTTTACAGTATATACCCGGATCGGTGATTGAAGCAAAACGTGTGTCTAATTTGCGCTTGAATCCTCGGACAATTCAGCTGAATCGCAATGAGTCTGGTCGAACTTGCGAGAGAGCTATTGGCGAAAGCCGAAGCCTTCATGAGCAAGCCCAATCTGAGTGATAATGAGCTGTTTCATCTGAGAGAGGAAATTCGGGCCGGCGCGAAGAGGATCGCTGATAACGTCGATGGACCCAAGCAAGCCATGAACGCGATTACAAGAGGAGTTCGTATTCTGATCGTGCTTTGGTCTATAAAGCTGAGCGTATTAGTATACAACTTGCACGGCGTTGAAAATTTGTGTCGACCTAAACCTAGCACACTACTTGCTAGAGACGGAATCACTGTCGATAGGAGAACTGGCTGGCTTGACGGAATAGAATGGGAGGGTTCTTCGTTAGCTGAAACTATCCGATTTCATCACCGTGACTTAAGTTGCCAACATGTATGCCAGGCCCATTACTGCGACTTCTCGCACAGACTGGCATCTTCCAGCAATCGCAGGATGGTCGGTGGCGGCACACGGAAATGTCGAAGGTCATGCTGAACCCTCCGTTTCACGCATGGATGACGTCCATGTAATACAATCCTGTGGCGGATCCCCCAACTGAAAGTCTGCTAACTTCACGCTTGTAGCCTCGAGGAGAAATATCGCGCTGTTGCACATCTTCCGCATGCCATGAAAGTAAAGGGATACCGCCTGGCTGAGCCCGGCAAAGCTGCCTTCAACGCTGTCTACGGGACGTCCCTGGACTTCTACTCATACTCCAACGAGCTTGACCACCCAGCTGCCCTTAACTTTGCCATTTCCATGGAGGAGCTCGCCCGTAACCAGTTACCGTTCTTGGAGAACAGCTATCCCTTGGAGAGACTTGAAGTCGAAACCCACTTTGTTAATGTTGCAGGAGGGTTCGGTAACCTGAGCTTGTTCCTTGCTAAAAGATTCCCGCAAGCCACCTTCTCCGTTCAGGATCACCCGCTCATCATCGAGCATGGCCAGAGAGCCTGCCCTCCAGCTCTAAAGAACCGTATAAAGTTCTTTGCTCATGACATGCTATCGCCACAGCCGAAAGGAACCCGCCTTAACAAAAGCAAGCTCATCTTCCTGCTTAAGATTATCCTCCACGACCATGGGGATGAGGAGTGTAAAGTAATACTCGGGAACTTGTTGGCCGCCATGGAACCGGGCGATCGGATCTTGATAATCGACACGGCCATCCCCGAGGTTGGAGGTTCCCTGAGTTCCAGCATGTCTGACATCATAATTCTGGCCGTGTTTGGGTGCGGCCATCGGACGCTCAGCGAGTTCAAGGCTCTCATTCATGGATGTGCTGAAGATCTGAAGATTGCTGTGTTCACAGGCGGAAAGGAGGAGTTTGACGGAATGGTGATCTTGGATGTTCAAAAGAAGTAATGGAGCGGGAAATGTAGGGTCATCAGTCAGTCCTTGGAAGCAGCATGGCAAAAACACTCCTCGCATCTTATCACTTGGATCTGAACAAGAATAATGACCCCGCATACAGCTTGTTCCTACTCTGTCCTGCTACTCCTTCTTTACCCGATACGGCTCACTGCCCAATGACATAAGGCAGTGGTTCTGGGCTCCAGATGAACTTCTCTTCATCGGGTTCATGGTTGaacatcttctccatcggTTCCTTCATCACTGCCGGGAGCTTCCATCCCAACTCATCATCCATCTGCACGAGCCTGAGCAGATGGCGGCGGGTGTTCTCGCCAACCGCGCGATGGAACTCCTCACGGGTATGCAAGAGGCTCAAGTTGTTGACAAACTGGATGTCacccttcttgaactcgaaCTTGAGGCATATCTCCTCGGCAATCTTCCTGACAACGGCAAGTGCTTCCTCCTGGTGCTTTGGGAGCGGCTCCATGGCAGCATTGCGAGGATAGCACGGTGTTCCGAGAAATGGGCGAATGCGGTAGCTGCAGATTAGCTTCCCTTCCTCTtccaggagaagagggcgCTCGAAGCTTGGGTTTTCGGGGATGAAACTGCCCGATGCGTGAGCCACAAGCATAAGAATGGAGGAATGGGGAAAGGGTTCATACGAGTCCCAAAGCCATGCTTCCTTCAGAGTCTGAATCACGTCTGGGCGGGTGGAGAGAAGGCGATTGTAGATGGCCCAGGGCGAGGCGAGAAGCGTACGTCCGCCAATATCTGCCGTCTGAAGACaggagagggagatgatGTGACCGTCGTCTGTATGGAAAGGCTTCCGGGAGTCAGCATTTGAAGACAGGCCTGGCGAATAATTGCTTACAAGAGCCGACGTGCGGTTAGCATGGCCCAAGTAGCCGTCATTGCTCTTCTCCATTTCTTCGACCTCGGTGGGGTAATCAAAGATATGAGCGATCGCTGAAGTCAGAACTGTCCTAACATATatgaagatggcggcgaACTCATGACAGGCCCATCTGCTGACTGCATGCCGCGTCGGTTCCCGATGTAGGATGCAATGCCAGTGAAGACGATGGTGTTCTTGAGGCGCTTGTATCGCCACGGCTCCAAGCCGCGGAGAACAAAAAAGCCTTCCTCGTGGTGCACACGGTGACTGAGGCGGCGCAGCTTAGGACCCAAAGCTGGGAGCACAAAGGCCAGAGGAGAGAGATGTCCAGCAGAAATACCAGTTGCTGTTGGGGTCAGTGGTTGCTAGGATATCTCAGAGTCCTCAAAGTGAACTTGTCGAACCTTGGAAGGAGGCGAGGGCTGCATCGACTTCGGCAATGTCGGTTGGACCAAACTGGACCACGAAAGAGCCTTCCTCGGAGAACTCAGCTCCTTCCCATGCCATCGGACTGATGATCGGTTTGAGGCTCTCCTGTCTGACATGCAAGGCAACCTGGAACAAGGTATGGCCTGCAATGCCAGAAGGGAGAGTTGAGATTGTTAGTAGATGAATCATGGTGAAAGGTGTCTGGGATAGTTGGCCAAGAGTTTCAGGTAATAAGCTAGGAAAATATCACCGAAAGGATGTGAAATGTAAGATCAACTTGGTCTACTTCTCTCCCAGACTCCTGATTTTATACGCATAGTATAAAATCGGCTGGGCATTCCTGTCTCTCGATTGGATAGATAAGGCGCTTCATGCTCGCTGCACCCGGACTCCTGACCTGTCCCTCGTGCTTACTTTAGCCGCTATTTCATTGAACTTGGTGGGTGTGAAAGTGCAGAGGTTGCGTAATATCTTGAGCGGAGAAAGGTAATCATTACTTATCCCAATTATCTAGATTTATCGGCAGTCTTCTCCCACGCTGTCGTGCAACACAAGGGCGTGGAGTACTATGCTGTCGGATTGGACTCTGTCTACTGCATTGACTTGGCAACTCCCATAGGAAGTGCGGGAGTTGTTGCCACGGCCGCTTGAGGCCTCTGACAAGCCCGGTGCAGTTGTCAATGGATCGGCAAACAATCAGGGGCCATAGAAGTGGGTGGTGTCTTTAGTACTTTACGCCGTTGATGCTTGAGCGTCAGATTCAGGTGAAGGGATGCCAATTAGGTTATAGTGTTTTTTAGTATTGGGCTTTCATGCCATCAAGCATTTTGGACGATATCTTTTGCagttgtggctgatggtcTCTTTTGGGCTTGTCACTATcaataataataaaagaagatTGGGGAAAAACGGTACTCATACATCAGGGTAAGCCTTCACTGAGTGGGTTGAATAATCAATggcaaagacgacgaggCAAGCATAAAAGGGAACCGAGTAGCGCCACTTGGGTATTCATGAAAGATGGTACGAACAGCGAGAGACTCACTCTCTTCGACTAATAAAGCCTACCGTTATCTGATATCTGTTCCCATCCCTGTCCTTCACAATACTTGCCGGAGGCAGAAACTGTGTATCGGGAAGTTGTGAAGCCAAGAACGTTTCAGTGGAGAAGGCTATGTAGAGACGAAATTGGAACACGAAATCTGCATTTGCCCTTCAAAGAAATCGAGGATAGCTACTAAGGAGAATATTCCAGTCTTGACATGAATGTAAGACTTAGGCCGGTGAAAATCTACTGATCCCTGTGGTCATACTCATCAATCGAAGCCAAGCTATGGAACTTGAAGGTGTACCATTCCTCAATCTTCTCAATCAATCCATCTTCGTTGCGGACAATCAGTTCAACCACGCCTGGGAACCAAAAAGGCCGCCCAGTTGCCTTGATTCCAGGAAGGTCATTAACAAAGATGCCCGTGTTCACCGTCTTGAAGACGAGCCGACTCTTGTTGTCAGGCAGCGACTCTTCCAGCCAAATGTGTTCTTCCTTAACAGCAAAGTCTGGAAGAGAGTTTTTCCAGATTCCAGTATGGCTTTTGAGTCCTTTGTGGCCAGTTCGACTGATTTGGAAAGCGTGGTCAGTATACACCACATCACTAGTGTGCAACTTGACCCAGTCTGACTGATCGGACGCCGACCATCCGTCAGTCCACCGGGAGATGGTCAATCTGGCCTTGTCCGAGATAGCTTAAGAATCATTAGCGAGGTAGAGCTTGGCTCAAACGCTTTGACTAACCCATTATAGGCAAATGTTGGTCTGAGCTTGGTTTGAGAGCAGGGTTGAGAAGTTGGTTCTGAGGGTAAGTGTATGGAAATCACAGGGCAACTCTTGTAGTGATGACAGGGGAGGATCTGGAAATGCGGAAACCTGGCCCTGAAGCTTATTTATAACAATCTAACTAAAGGAGATCTGGGGGTTGTTATGTTGCGTCACCACGTTCAAATGCCGGATGTCGACGGGCATGGAAACAAGGTTACATGGAGCGTCGGCATTGTATGGCGAGCACCGCCTGGGCCGAGGCATCCGGGTTGAAGCCCTGTATGTCAGAAACTGGGAGCAACAGTTCTTCACTCTTGCTGACGTGGCGGTCCGGCGGCCGAAAGCTTTAGACTTTGGTTTTGGTTGCATTCCGTGCTGAAGGGCCCAGGGCCCAGGGTCATGGTTCTTGCTCCACCAGTATCATCATCAGGAAGTAAGAGCGACAATTCTTCACCTTTACTAACGGTCCGGTGGCCGAAAC encodes:
- a CDS encoding SnoaL-like domain-containing protein, encoding MAISDKARLTISRWTDGWSASDQSDWVKLHTSDVVYTDHAFQISRTGHKGLKSHTGIWKNSLPDFAVKEEHIWLEESLPDNKSRLVFKTVNTGIFVNDLPGIKATGRPFWFPGVVELIVRNEDGLIEKIEEWYTFKFHSLASIDEYDHRDQ